A stretch of the Chlamydia pecorum E58 genome encodes the following:
- the mraY gene encoding phospho-N-acetylmuramoyl-pentapeptide-transferase produces MLSWIYCSLLPSLFLSISTISAATIVFTIALGKTVIRRLQSSNFLDQIAKEHCGKLEALHKDKAHVPTGGGILLFLVFLMALIVWMPWFRLITWIMLVLACCWCGLGWYDDAIKNKKKKGHGLKAKHKFFIQVCIAIATLAVLPKVYGSTQPLFTLQIPFYSNYVQFHSFLGKIFCLGLAVVAIVGTCNAVNITDGLDGLAAGSFCFASLGLLLVALYRPMAPEITLEVLIVLATLIGMGAGFLWYNSFPAQVFMGDTGSLLLGGLLGCCAVIMRAEIFLVIFGGVFVVEAGSVILQVLSCKLRKKRIFLCSPLHHHFEYKGVPEPKIVQRFWLFGVFCVFVGVVALFWGY; encoded by the coding sequence ATGCTTTCTTGGATTTATTGTTCCTTACTTCCTTCTTTGTTTTTGAGCATAAGCACAATATCTGCTGCAACAATTGTGTTTACAATCGCTTTAGGGAAAACTGTGATTCGTAGATTGCAGAGCTCTAACTTTTTAGATCAAATTGCTAAGGAGCATTGTGGAAAACTTGAAGCTCTCCATAAAGACAAAGCTCATGTTCCTACTGGAGGAGGCATCCTTTTATTTCTCGTATTTTTGATGGCCCTGATAGTTTGGATGCCGTGGTTTAGACTAATAACATGGATCATGCTTGTCCTGGCATGCTGTTGGTGCGGGTTGGGATGGTACGATGATGCGATCAAAAATAAGAAGAAAAAGGGACATGGGTTAAAGGCAAAACATAAGTTTTTTATTCAGGTGTGCATTGCGATTGCAACGTTGGCAGTATTGCCGAAAGTTTATGGTAGCACACAACCTTTATTTACCTTGCAAATTCCCTTTTACTCTAATTATGTGCAGTTTCATTCGTTCTTAGGAAAGATTTTTTGTTTGGGATTAGCAGTCGTCGCAATTGTTGGGACGTGTAATGCAGTAAATATTACAGATGGTTTAGATGGCCTGGCCGCAGGGAGCTTCTGTTTTGCCTCCTTAGGCCTTCTTCTTGTTGCGTTATATCGGCCCATGGCTCCAGAAATCACCTTGGAGGTCTTAATTGTTTTGGCAACCCTAATAGGTATGGGAGCGGGATTTCTATGGTATAATAGCTTCCCAGCTCAGGTATTTATGGGGGATACGGGATCTTTATTGTTAGGTGGGTTGTTAGGATGTTGCGCGGTAATCATGAGGGCGGAAATATTTTTGGTGATTTTTGGCGGAGTTTTTGTTGTCGAGGCGGGATCCGTCATTTTACAGGTGCTCAGTTGTAAACTCCGAAAAAAGCGGATATTTTTATGTTCTCCATTGCATCATCATTTCGAATATAAAGGTGTTCCTGAACCTAAGATTGTACAACGCTTTTGGCTGTTTGGGGTCTTTTGTGTTTTTGTTGGGGTTGTGGCTTTATTTTGGGGATATTAA
- a CDS encoding UDP-N-acetylmuramoyl-tripeptide--D-alanyl-D-alanine ligase gives MQSILLEEWVSLMLSKALYWRSGKKISGVAIDSRQVQPGDLFFALPGKTTDGHNFLQHAAQAGAVAAVISQEYKGDNYGLEFVRVEDPRKALQEAGLNKGRLFQGKIIGISGSLGKTTTKEFSNVFLSSVYRVFMSPKSYNSQLTVPLSILMADGDEDFLLLEMGVSEPKDMHNLLSIVQPEVAVITHIATQHTMHFPRGIQEIVEEKRQILQGSSLQLLPKDSPWYKDLCEVSPSAEKFSFSFHDQAADFCYKSLDSHGVTIQTPDEDIYLPIAFPYQPAYANLLISVSLAWLLETPLEHLISSLPDLKLPPMRFEQSLRNGIHVINDAYNACPEAMLAALEALPSPSNGGKVILILGHMAELGVYSEEGHALVATKALSRAHVIFFIGEKWSPVLHMVQHHSCQVEFYSAPHDIEMILKDLVQQGDVVLLKGSRSLALESLLNCF, from the coding sequence ATGCAATCCATATTGTTAGAGGAGTGGGTTTCATTAATGTTATCAAAAGCGCTCTACTGGAGATCTGGGAAGAAGATTTCTGGGGTGGCGATTGATTCTCGACAAGTTCAACCAGGAGATCTCTTTTTTGCTCTTCCTGGGAAGACTACAGATGGCCATAATTTTTTGCAGCATGCCGCCCAAGCAGGAGCTGTTGCTGCTGTGATTTCTCAGGAATATAAGGGAGATAATTATGGTCTAGAATTTGTTCGGGTTGAAGACCCTAGGAAGGCGCTGCAAGAAGCAGGGCTGAATAAGGGAAGGTTATTTCAAGGAAAGATTATTGGAATTTCAGGCTCTTTAGGGAAGACAACAACGAAAGAATTCTCAAATGTATTCTTATCTTCAGTCTATAGGGTGTTTATGAGCCCGAAAAGTTATAATTCTCAGCTTACAGTCCCTTTAAGTATCTTAATGGCAGATGGGGATGAAGATTTCTTGCTTTTGGAAATGGGAGTCTCTGAACCTAAGGATATGCACAATCTTCTTTCTATTGTGCAGCCTGAGGTGGCTGTAATTACCCACATTGCTACGCAACATACGATGCATTTTCCTAGAGGCATCCAGGAGATTGTAGAAGAAAAACGACAAATTTTACAGGGAAGTTCTTTGCAACTTCTCCCTAAAGACTCTCCCTGGTACAAGGATCTGTGTGAAGTGTCACCTTCTGCAGAAAAATTTTCTTTTTCTTTTCATGACCAAGCTGCAGATTTTTGTTATAAATCTCTAGATTCTCATGGGGTAACGATACAAACTCCAGATGAGGACATCTATCTCCCTATAGCGTTTCCTTATCAGCCTGCTTATGCAAATTTACTTATTTCTGTATCTTTAGCTTGGCTCCTTGAGACTCCTCTAGAGCATCTTATAAGTTCCTTGCCGGACCTGAAACTTCCTCCCATGCGCTTTGAACAGAGTCTACGTAATGGCATTCATGTAATTAATGATGCGTATAATGCTTGCCCTGAGGCAATGTTAGCGGCTCTAGAGGCTCTCCCCTCTCCTAGTAATGGAGGGAAGGTAATTTTGATTCTAGGGCATATGGCAGAGCTAGGAGTGTATTCTGAGGAAGGCCATGCCTTGGTGGCGACAAAAGCTTTGTCTAGAGCACATGTGATATTTTTTATTGGGGAAAAATGGAGCCCCGTGCTGCATATGGTACAACATCACTCTTGCCAAGTGGAGTTTTACTCTGCCCCTCATGATATCGAAATGATCTTGAAAGATCTTGTGCAGCAGGGGGATGTGGTTCTACTTAAGGGATCGCGATCTTTAGCTTTAGAATCTCTTTTAAATTGTTTTTAG
- the groEL3 gene encoding variant chaperonin GroEL3: protein MSDQGKLSNCEVDKKLFLGIKKVYDVAKKFYGPRLIPSSLTFLEERGYSVLSHMTLEDPHENAGADFAKAMANAIHKKHLDGATTGLILLYSILKESYVFINQGLSTYKLSLALQKKSSQLLEHLHTYSWPVKDPKKIKDLVLTALRYPSIAENISSAVAAIGPSGCISTTRSYQIDLQVTQGIKIDFGYTSTYFISDPLSRTTTLSFPYILILDQKISSIHRILLLLKEISQNHKHLLIFCEDIDKDVLATLIVNKLRKLLQVTVVTIPELSTKRQNLAKDLALFTGTHVYSQDADLSMTMLGSCASAEISETQTLLIYGQHVPEVLALKIRQLDEEIRTTTSPEEKLALLERKQRLQGSLVLITTKEETEPLYTLGLRLANSAKEHGYLPGGGVSLLYASLSLDKDSLSTEELAATHILQTACRAPLEQLILNSQADCDVVINKLKSLATASMGFNVLSQEIEDLIAGGVLDSLATISTALSCATETAITVFSSKVIT, encoded by the coding sequence ATGTCTGATCAGGGGAAGCTATCAAACTGCGAAGTAGATAAAAAGCTTTTTTTAGGGATAAAAAAGGTCTACGACGTTGCTAAAAAGTTTTATGGGCCCCGCCTGATTCCGTCTTCTTTAACATTTTTGGAGGAGCGCGGCTACTCTGTCCTTTCTCATATGACTCTTGAAGATCCCCATGAAAATGCTGGAGCAGATTTTGCTAAGGCCATGGCGAATGCTATCCATAAAAAGCATTTAGACGGTGCTACTACGGGGCTCATTCTTCTCTACTCCATATTAAAAGAAAGCTACGTTTTCATTAATCAAGGTCTCTCGACTTATAAACTCTCCTTAGCACTGCAGAAGAAATCCTCCCAACTCCTTGAGCATTTACATACGTATTCCTGGCCAGTGAAAGATCCCAAGAAAATCAAAGATTTGGTGTTAACAGCACTGCGTTATCCTTCCATTGCTGAGAATATCTCCTCTGCTGTTGCTGCAATAGGACCTTCAGGATGTATTTCTACAACGAGAAGTTATCAAATAGACCTCCAGGTAACCCAGGGGATAAAAATAGATTTTGGCTATACATCGACATATTTTATTTCCGATCCCCTTTCACGCACAACTACGCTCTCTTTCCCTTATATTCTCATCCTAGATCAGAAAATTTCCAGCATTCATAGGATCCTTCTTCTGCTTAAGGAAATCTCTCAAAATCACAAACATCTTTTGATTTTCTGCGAAGACATTGACAAAGATGTTCTTGCAACGCTAATCGTGAACAAGCTTCGGAAGTTATTACAGGTTACTGTTGTAACTATCCCTGAGCTCTCAACAAAGCGGCAGAACTTAGCAAAAGATCTAGCTCTATTTACAGGGACACACGTTTACTCGCAGGATGCTGATCTGAGCATGACCATGCTAGGCTCCTGCGCCTCTGCTGAAATCTCTGAAACTCAAACACTACTAATTTATGGCCAACATGTTCCCGAAGTTCTTGCGTTGAAAATTCGTCAACTCGATGAGGAAATCCGCACGACGACCTCACCTGAAGAAAAATTGGCTCTTCTGGAAAGAAAACAACGCCTGCAAGGTTCTTTAGTTCTAATTACTACTAAGGAAGAGACAGAGCCTCTATATACATTAGGTCTTAGACTAGCCAATTCCGCAAAAGAGCATGGCTATCTCCCCGGAGGTGGGGTCTCTTTACTGTATGCTTCTTTAAGCTTAGATAAAGACAGTCTTTCTACAGAAGAGCTCGCGGCAACACATATTTTACAAACCGCGTGTAGGGCGCCCTTAGAGCAACTGATCCTCAATTCACAGGCAGATTGTGATGTAGTGATTAATAAACTAAAATCTCTTGCAACGGCAAGTATGGGTTTTAACGTTCTCTCTCAGGAGATTGAAGATCTCATTGCAGGAGGTGTTTTGGATTCTTTGGCGACCATTTCCACAGCTTTATCTTGCGCCACAGAAACTGCCATTACTGTGTTCTCTTCAAAAGTGATCACTTAG
- a CDS encoding metallophosphoesterase family protein, which translates to MLPKPKDAFRLVHISDVHCRVFPKNLFYCFNKRFKSFLRQVFCSVDFQDVTICNRFPDLIRSLHTNSVCLTGDLTLTALHAEFSLARHFIDHLAQYAKIHLVPGNHDVYTKTSYQEQTFYHYFPNVRLQKNKVAKYRLTPDWWIILLDCSCLNGWFSANGKVFLSQIAALESLLRSIPQSENIIIANHYPLLTSKKKFHTLLNNSLLQETLRDFPNIRLYLHGHDHQATLYANKDLSPGLILNSGSISLPSNARFYIIDLYPQDYQVHTAVLTNLMNYEEPLNIKIETTWKAQNLNAKKGGL; encoded by the coding sequence ATGCTACCTAAACCCAAAGATGCTTTTCGCTTAGTTCATATTTCTGATGTTCACTGTCGTGTATTCCCTAAAAATCTCTTTTATTGTTTTAACAAGAGATTTAAAAGCTTCTTGCGTCAAGTTTTTTGTTCTGTAGACTTCCAAGACGTTACTATTTGCAACCGCTTCCCAGATCTTATCCGCTCTCTTCATACCAATAGCGTCTGCCTTACTGGGGATTTAACATTAACTGCTCTACATGCGGAGTTTTCTCTTGCTCGTCATTTTATAGATCACTTAGCACAGTATGCAAAAATCCATCTTGTCCCCGGGAACCACGATGTATACACAAAAACCTCCTATCAAGAGCAAACCTTTTATCATTACTTCCCTAATGTACGGTTGCAGAAAAACAAAGTTGCTAAGTATAGGCTTACCCCAGACTGGTGGATTATTCTTTTAGATTGCTCCTGCTTAAATGGTTGGTTCTCTGCGAATGGGAAGGTTTTTCTTTCTCAAATCGCCGCTTTAGAATCTCTCCTCCGTTCCATCCCCCAGTCAGAAAACATCATCATTGCAAACCACTATCCCCTACTCACATCTAAGAAAAAATTTCATACTCTTCTAAACAATTCTCTCCTTCAAGAAACCCTTAGGGACTTCCCTAATATCCGCCTGTACCTGCATGGCCATGACCATCAAGCTACTTTATATGCAAATAAAGACTTATCTCCAGGACTTATTCTCAATAGTGGCTCGATTTCTCTTCCTAGCAATGCACGTTTCTACATTATCGACCTTTACCCTCAAGATTACCAGGTTCACACTGCAGTGCTTACCAATCTTATGAATTATGAGGAGCCTTTAAATATAAAAATAGAAACTACCTGGAAAGCTCAAAACTTAAACGCAAAAAAAGGGGGACTATAA